In uncultured Methanobrevibacter sp., a single genomic region encodes these proteins:
- a CDS encoding sulfite exporter TauE/SafE family protein, whose product MFPVEYFIGLILIGICAGFASGLLGVGGGFLIVPLQYFLLQHIGVNSDLAMLISLGTSLAIIIPTSLSGAYRHSKSMEGIIEPGLKLGAFGILGGVIGGFVASGLPSKILEIIFGCLLLFIAVNNFLNINKEKEDARIPFNFISIGIIGLLVGFSSGLLGVGGGVFLIAILTSLLGFSMLEAIGTSSIFISLTAIGGFLSYMVTGWGVSTFPYSIGYVSIINFVLIAMFSVPLASVGANYAHKVPQKKLKIIFSILVLYIALKMLTILP is encoded by the coding sequence GTGTTTCCGGTAGAATATTTCATTGGACTGATATTGATAGGAATTTGTGCAGGTTTTGCATCAGGATTGTTGGGTGTTGGTGGAGGATTTCTAATCGTTCCTCTCCAATACTTTTTATTGCAGCATATAGGTGTAAATTCTGATTTGGCAATGCTGATTTCTTTGGGAACAAGTTTGGCAATAATCATTCCAACATCACTTAGTGGAGCATACAGGCACTCCAAATCCATGGAAGGGATAATAGAGCCTGGATTGAAGTTGGGTGCTTTCGGTATTCTGGGTGGAGTCATTGGAGGATTTGTTGCCTCAGGACTGCCATCAAAGATATTGGAAATTATTTTCGGATGTTTGCTGCTTTTCATTGCAGTCAATAATTTTTTAAACATCAATAAGGAAAAAGAGGATGCAAGAATTCCATTTAATTTTATCAGTATTGGAATTATTGGTTTGCTTGTAGGGTTCTCATCAGGACTTTTGGGTGTTGGGGGAGGAGTATTTCTCATTGCTATTTTAACATCCCTTTTGGGTTTTTCAATGCTGGAGGCAATCGGTACCTCCTCAATATTTATTAGCCTGACAGCCATTGGAGGATTTTTGTCATATATGGTTACAGGCTGGGGAGTTTCAACTTTTCCATATTCCATAGGTTATGTCAGTATAATCAATTTTGTATTGATTGCAATGTTTTCAGTACCTTTAGCATCAGTCGGTGCAAATTATGCTCATAAAGTCCCTCAAAAGAAATTAAAGATCATATTTTCAATTTTGGTATTGTATATAGCATTGAAAATGTTGACAATACTACCTTAA
- a CDS encoding M48 family metallopeptidase has product MERKTGENFDENVAKDIFDRLRTVEGKTKPKGESKLKPISDMMSEAKYLEGKGKLDEAIVLYKQVIFTLPDSTKAYESLINIYQKQGDVDSEKEMLIKAISGCKDNESFKKRLDEINNG; this is encoded by the coding sequence ATGGAGAGAAAAACTGGTGAAAATTTTGATGAAAACGTGGCAAAGGATATTTTTGACAGATTAAGAACTGTTGAAGGAAAAACAAAACCTAAAGGTGAAAGTAAACTGAAACCAATCTCAGATATGATGAGTGAAGCCAAATATCTTGAGGGTAAGGGAAAACTTGATGAAGCTATTGTTTTATACAAGCAGGTTATTTTTACATTGCCGGATTCTACAAAAGCCTATGAATCTCTAATAAATATTTATCAAAAACAGGGTGATGTGGATTCTGAAAAGGAAATGCTGATAAAAGCGATTAGCGGTTGTAAAGATAACGAAAGTTTTAAAAAAAGATTGGATGAGATCAATAATGGTTAA